The proteins below are encoded in one region of Casimicrobium huifangae:
- a CDS encoding TonB-dependent receptor domain-containing protein encodes MQSDKHLLTPVQVRTIPDHRSTPCALAIALAFASAIVPAGIAAAQAPQQSQSKLDRVVVTATRMPEDINTTMRDISVLDGTSLRAAGIVDIADALRLLPGVEFATTGPGATPSIFLRGANSNQTLLLIDGQRVSSSFSGLSALQHINVDQIERIEVLRGPAASLYGADAVGGVIQIFTRRDRGMGIRAAAGEWRSQQLSANAGLGDAANGVTVTAAQNASRGYNAIVNKADYSYNPDRDGYRFNTVQLNGNWSPSSTLKFALHAFETRGNVQYDGDAMHDDRIRSLVNSVAATADFSLTSNWTGSLRIGSSTDKSSFESAFPGDYRTRNDLLGWQNNFRVSSALNLLGAFEWRRETVQGSDALPVTARRTSSVLLGGDWAADDLRANATLRLDDSSQYGTRTTASGSVGYRLAPQWRAVLSAGTSFKAPTFNDLYYPGYANPTLRPERGQNIEFGFRWSVAESNASLTVYQNNVRDLIQFECDANFNCAPQNVAKAQLRGVTLAGGTQLGGVRVDGSFDLADPRNTTTDTQLARRAREHGAVKLSGDLFGVTTGIELLASGRRFDNASNSRALPGYAVLNLHASKQLWPGVRLGMRLENATDRDYQLAYGYATGGRRAWLTVAIDR; translated from the coding sequence ATGCAATCAGACAAGCACCTACTCACCCCCGTCCAGGTACGGACTATTCCCGACCACCGCTCAACGCCATGCGCACTCGCCATTGCATTGGCGTTTGCATCGGCAATAGTGCCGGCTGGCATCGCTGCCGCCCAAGCCCCCCAGCAATCACAAAGCAAGCTGGATCGCGTGGTTGTCACCGCCACGCGGATGCCGGAAGACATCAACACGACGATGCGCGACATCTCGGTGCTGGACGGCACCAGTCTCCGCGCGGCGGGTATTGTCGACATCGCCGATGCCTTGCGGCTGCTTCCTGGCGTTGAATTTGCAACGACTGGTCCGGGAGCCACCCCGTCGATTTTTCTGCGTGGGGCCAACAGCAACCAGACGCTGCTGCTGATTGATGGACAACGGGTTTCCTCCTCGTTCAGCGGGCTGTCTGCCTTGCAGCACATCAACGTTGACCAGATCGAACGCATCGAAGTGTTGCGCGGCCCGGCAGCCAGTCTCTATGGCGCCGACGCTGTCGGCGGTGTCATCCAGATATTTACCCGCCGCGACCGAGGCATGGGGATACGCGCGGCGGCAGGTGAATGGCGGTCGCAACAACTGAGCGCCAACGCCGGACTGGGTGATGCCGCCAACGGCGTGACGGTGACCGCGGCCCAGAATGCAAGCCGTGGCTACAACGCCATCGTCAACAAGGCAGACTACAGCTACAACCCGGACCGCGACGGCTATCGCTTCAACACCGTCCAGCTCAACGGCAATTGGTCGCCGTCGTCCACGCTGAAGTTTGCGCTGCACGCTTTTGAAACGCGAGGCAACGTCCAGTACGACGGTGATGCAATGCACGATGATCGCATTCGTTCGCTGGTCAACAGCGTTGCTGCAACTGCGGATTTCTCGCTCACATCAAATTGGACCGGTTCGCTGCGCATTGGATCGTCGACGGACAAGTCCAGCTTCGAATCGGCTTTTCCTGGCGACTACAGGACGCGCAATGATCTGCTGGGATGGCAGAACAACTTCCGCGTCAGTTCAGCACTCAATCTGCTGGGCGCGTTCGAGTGGCGGCGTGAAACAGTGCAAGGCAGCGATGCATTGCCGGTGACTGCACGCCGGACCTCAAGTGTGCTGCTGGGCGGTGACTGGGCCGCCGACGACTTGCGGGCCAATGCAACCCTGCGTCTGGACGATAGCAGCCAGTACGGCACCCGCACCACGGCCAGCGGCAGCGTTGGCTATCGTCTGGCGCCGCAGTGGCGGGCGGTGCTGAGTGCGGGCACCAGCTTCAAGGCGCCAACCTTCAACGATCTTTACTACCCCGGCTACGCCAATCCCACCCTCAGGCCCGAGCGTGGTCAGAATATCGAGTTCGGTTTCCGCTGGTCTGTCGCGGAATCGAACGCGTCGCTGACTGTCTATCAGAACAATGTTCGCGATCTCATCCAGTTTGAGTGCGACGCCAACTTCAACTGCGCGCCACAGAACGTCGCCAAGGCCCAACTGCGGGGCGTGACGCTTGCGGGCGGTACGCAGTTGGGGGGGGTACGCGTGGACGGCAGCTTTGATCTTGCGGATCCGCGCAACACCACGACTGACACGCAGCTCGCACGGCGTGCCCGCGAGCATGGTGCCGTGAAACTCAGCGGCGACCTGTTCGGCGTAACCACGGGCATTGAGTTGCTCGCGTCAGGCAGGCGTTTCGACAACGCG
- a CDS encoding ABC transporter ATP-binding protein, producing MASNPSDWQRYWRLLTYVRPYRGRLLAGMAMLAAVSLVEPLIQVAFSQILDRAFIVDAAVGTNAVASLAGQSALAKGFLGPVTAVLLAIPILWFPALLVGLFAVRSAANFVGDLALHWVASRVVFDLRQVIFAHLLRLPVSFFDRHSPAELTSKITYDTQQIGAVTSQALTTLVQDSLKLIVAITMMASVSWKLTLGVFVIAPVVAVVVRAMTRRLRAASVALQTQMGELARFADEGLSNQRSIKIYSAFEQIQRAFSLRANAVRRTIMKQETANAASAPLMHVVVSVAIAGIVALAIQEGQRQAMTAGDFFVFFTALLSLLPPVKSLSSVNAVLQRGLAAASSVFSVLDQSTEPLPTAGVSERLRGDIRFDAVSLRYPGRDVDALTDVSLNIPAGRRVAFVGASGSGKSTAMALLAGFYSAQQGDVLIDGKPVAQLGLRTVRDNLALVSQDVLLVNDTVTANIAFGVEPAAVDGNRVHWAATAAAADAFISALPSGYDTSVGEGGGLLSGGQRQRIAIARALYKQAAIILFDEATSALDSGSEKVVQDSLRVLGDGHTVVQVAHRLSSIRDADEIFVFEGGRVVERGSHVTLAAAGGSYSKLLAAQAG from the coding sequence ATGGCTTCCAACCCCTCTGACTGGCAACGTTACTGGCGGCTGCTGACATACGTGCGCCCTTATCGCGGCCGCTTGCTCGCGGGCATGGCGATGCTGGCTGCGGTGTCACTGGTGGAACCGCTCATCCAGGTCGCTTTCTCGCAGATTCTTGACCGCGCATTCATCGTCGACGCAGCGGTTGGTACCAACGCAGTTGCCAGCCTGGCCGGCCAGAGTGCACTGGCGAAAGGCTTCCTGGGTCCGGTCACTGCAGTGTTGCTGGCGATACCGATTCTCTGGTTCCCGGCGCTGCTGGTTGGCCTGTTCGCAGTCCGCAGTGCCGCCAATTTTGTCGGTGATCTGGCACTGCACTGGGTTGCCAGCCGGGTGGTGTTTGACCTCCGGCAAGTCATATTCGCGCATCTTTTGCGCCTGCCAGTGAGCTTTTTTGACCGGCACTCCCCGGCGGAATTGACCTCCAAGATTACTTATGACACGCAACAGATCGGCGCGGTGACCAGCCAGGCGCTGACAACACTGGTGCAGGACTCTCTCAAGTTGATTGTGGCAATTACGATGATGGCATCGGTCAGCTGGAAATTGACGCTCGGTGTCTTCGTCATCGCTCCAGTGGTCGCCGTCGTCGTGCGGGCCATGACCCGTCGTCTGCGGGCTGCGAGCGTGGCATTGCAAACACAGATGGGAGAACTGGCACGCTTCGCAGATGAGGGCTTGAGCAACCAGCGCTCGATCAAAATCTATTCGGCTTTCGAGCAGATTCAACGGGCTTTTTCACTGCGAGCCAACGCTGTCCGGCGCACGATCATGAAGCAGGAAACCGCCAATGCGGCGAGCGCACCACTGATGCACGTGGTGGTCTCCGTGGCGATTGCCGGCATCGTTGCGCTTGCCATTCAGGAAGGCCAGCGACAGGCAATGACCGCCGGTGACTTTTTCGTGTTCTTTACTGCGTTGCTCTCGTTGCTGCCCCCCGTCAAGAGCCTGTCGTCAGTCAATGCGGTCTTGCAACGTGGTCTCGCGGCAGCGAGCAGCGTTTTCTCCGTGCTTGATCAATCGACGGAGCCACTGCCGACCGCTGGCGTTTCAGAACGCCTGCGCGGTGACATCCGGTTCGACGCCGTGTCGCTGCGCTATCCGGGTCGTGACGTGGATGCCCTCACTGACGTGTCACTCAACATCCCGGCCGGGCGCCGGGTTGCCTTCGTTGGCGCCTCGGGTAGCGGCAAAAGTACAGCGATGGCACTTCTCGCGGGCTTTTACTCCGCTCAGCAGGGCGATGTACTGATCGACGGCAAGCCAGTCGCACAACTTGGTCTGCGGACTGTTCGCGACAATCTGGCGCTGGTGTCACAGGATGTCCTGCTGGTAAACGACACTGTAACGGCCAATATCGCGTTTGGCGTGGAGCCGGCCGCTGTTGATGGCAACCGCGTGCACTGGGCAGCCACAGCGGCAGCTGCCGACGCCTTTATCAGCGCGCTGCCGTCAGGCTACGACACATCGGTAGGTGAAGGCGGAGGACTATTGTCAGGCGGCCAGCGTCAGCGCATCGCGATTGCCCGCGCGTTGTACAAGCAGGCGGCGATCATTCTCTTCGATGAAGCGACCTCGGCGCTCGACAGTGGTTCGGAGAAGGTGGTGCAGGATTCTCTTCGTGTGCTCGGCGATGGACACACGGTCGTACAGGTGGCGCATCGGCTCAGCAGCATTCGCGACGCTGACGAGATCTTCGTTTTCGAGGGCGGTCGCGTCGTCGAGCGCGGCAGTCACGTCACGCTGGCTGCGGCGGGAGGATCGTACTCAAAGCTGCTGGCGGCGCAGGCGGGCTGA
- a CDS encoding polysaccharide biosynthesis protein encodes MFWVLFVAVACASLSFLLCTGVLTGRLVSPYSIPGERSLHGRPVARGGGLGIAAGVLFGAVVLIPQWQIPLALTLMWMVSAWDDWSDASPTLRLAVHSLSAMLVVAAWGEGGLSTIVAIPLIIVVIWSVNLFNFIDGVDGVAASAAIIGGTALATIAVFLPGTDAARPASMALIGSAVVVAASALGFLPMNLPPARLFMGDGGSTVLGLALAAVSIKGVADGVWQAAVPLAIFMPLWADATYTLVRRLLRGHNPLRPHREHLYQRLTLAGLGHRGVLFWIVGWMLLSIAVAGLVRSLAVPLATAAVTAYAAFYVVLTEWTLRRQPNLLMNPRAFLALLYDVAAAASAWALLFWARFNFNIDGAEFTAGDVARSLAFVVPVHALVFVGLGLYEGLWRFASMADLRRIVLGAFVAAASTAVLFVIVRPDSFIWPRSVLLLQPALLILLMGGARFAYRSWKEHRLYGLAAAQGEPVLVLGAGAAGARLVSELSRSDTWQVVALLDDDMTKVGARVHDTPVVGRLAQAEDVARRFGARHAIIAMPNTTHEARRRAVEIAASAGLSVLTVPSYDELLSEESPLAKLRAIELEDLLGRDPVVLDNPGLASWISGRTVLVTGAGGSIGTELCNQVARFHPGRLVMVDISEFASHVVGEHIATKLPRERIEVYVGNARNRERMLEIFERERPHIVFHAAAYKHVPLTETVNAWEAVRNNVLGTLVAAECARAVAAEKFVLISTDKAVRPSSIMGASKRLAELAIMSLPETPTKFVGVRFGNVLGSNGSVIPKFREQIASGGPVTVTHPEMTRYFMSIPEAAQLVLQAGLMGHPQSLFVLDMGRPVLIVELARELIRLARGSTNAIPIVYTGLRPGEKMHEELTGDGEQFLPTAHAKVRRVVASLEAAIDIDELLRWLDQPSPYDVRAELKRWVIDFSPPAPPAALSTILPPQPA; translated from the coding sequence ATGTTCTGGGTGCTGTTCGTCGCGGTCGCCTGCGCCTCGCTCTCATTTCTGCTTTGTACAGGCGTGCTGACGGGGCGGCTTGTTAGTCCGTACAGTATTCCGGGTGAGCGCTCACTTCACGGCCGGCCGGTTGCTCGGGGTGGTGGTCTCGGCATCGCCGCTGGAGTTCTGTTCGGTGCCGTTGTGCTCATCCCGCAATGGCAGATTCCTTTGGCGCTGACCTTGATGTGGATGGTCTCCGCGTGGGATGACTGGAGTGACGCTTCTCCGACGTTGCGCCTGGCGGTGCACTCCCTGTCGGCGATGCTGGTGGTAGCCGCTTGGGGTGAAGGCGGACTGTCGACAATTGTGGCTATACCCCTGATTATTGTCGTCATCTGGTCGGTAAATCTGTTCAATTTCATTGATGGCGTAGACGGCGTCGCGGCATCGGCAGCGATCATTGGCGGCACGGCGCTGGCGACAATTGCCGTCTTTCTGCCTGGCACGGATGCCGCTCGACCAGCCTCGATGGCTCTCATCGGGTCTGCCGTCGTTGTTGCAGCGTCGGCGCTCGGCTTTCTGCCGATGAATTTGCCGCCGGCCCGACTGTTTATGGGCGATGGAGGATCGACGGTGCTCGGACTTGCGCTCGCAGCCGTGAGCATCAAAGGGGTCGCCGACGGTGTTTGGCAGGCCGCCGTACCACTGGCGATATTTATGCCGTTGTGGGCGGATGCAACTTACACGCTGGTCAGGCGCCTGCTGCGGGGACACAATCCGCTGCGTCCGCACCGTGAACACCTGTACCAGCGTCTTACCCTCGCCGGCCTTGGGCATCGCGGCGTGCTGTTCTGGATCGTGGGATGGATGCTGCTATCGATTGCTGTTGCCGGTCTCGTCCGCAGCCTTGCGGTACCGCTGGCGACTGCAGCCGTGACGGCTTACGCGGCGTTCTATGTGGTGCTCACCGAGTGGACGTTACGCAGGCAGCCCAATCTGCTGATGAACCCGCGCGCATTTCTCGCGCTGCTCTACGATGTGGCGGCTGCAGCGAGCGCATGGGCGCTGCTGTTCTGGGCCCGATTCAATTTCAATATCGACGGCGCCGAGTTCACCGCAGGGGATGTCGCCCGCAGTCTGGCTTTTGTTGTTCCGGTGCACGCGCTGGTGTTCGTCGGGCTGGGCCTCTATGAAGGGCTCTGGCGATTCGCCAGCATGGCTGACTTGCGTCGTATCGTTCTCGGTGCATTTGTCGCTGCCGCCAGCACTGCGGTCCTTTTCGTGATCGTACGGCCGGACAGCTTTATCTGGCCGCGATCCGTGCTGTTGCTGCAGCCCGCACTGCTGATCTTGTTGATGGGCGGTGCGCGATTTGCATATCGCAGCTGGAAGGAACACCGTCTATATGGACTGGCTGCTGCCCAGGGAGAGCCCGTGCTGGTGCTGGGTGCAGGCGCGGCAGGCGCCAGACTGGTCAGCGAGCTTTCCAGGTCCGATACGTGGCAGGTCGTCGCGCTGCTTGACGACGACATGACAAAAGTTGGCGCCCGCGTCCACGACACGCCCGTTGTCGGGCGACTGGCACAAGCCGAGGATGTGGCGCGGCGCTTCGGTGCACGTCACGCGATCATAGCGATGCCGAATACGACGCACGAAGCGCGCCGCCGCGCCGTTGAGATCGCGGCAAGCGCCGGCCTGAGCGTGCTCACAGTGCCGTCGTACGACGAACTGCTGTCGGAAGAGTCTCCGCTGGCAAAGTTGCGGGCCATCGAGCTGGAAGACTTGTTGGGGCGCGACCCGGTAGTTCTGGACAACCCGGGGCTGGCGAGCTGGATCTCGGGTCGCACAGTGCTGGTCACTGGAGCGGGCGGCTCGATCGGGACGGAGCTTTGCAATCAGGTCGCGCGCTTCCATCCCGGACGTCTGGTGATGGTGGATATTTCCGAGTTTGCCTCGCACGTGGTCGGCGAACACATCGCAACCAAGCTGCCTCGCGAGCGTATCGAGGTGTACGTGGGCAATGCCCGCAACCGCGAGCGCATGCTGGAAATCTTCGAGCGGGAGCGACCTCATATCGTCTTTCACGCCGCCGCTTACAAACATGTGCCGCTCACGGAAACGGTCAACGCTTGGGAGGCGGTACGCAACAACGTACTGGGCACGCTGGTGGCCGCTGAGTGCGCCCGTGCAGTAGCCGCCGAGAAGTTCGTGCTGATCTCGACTGACAAGGCCGTTCGCCCATCGAGCATCATGGGTGCCAGCAAACGCCTCGCGGAGCTGGCGATCATGAGCCTCCCGGAAACGCCGACAAAGTTTGTCGGTGTGCGATTCGGCAACGTGCTCGGCAGCAACGGCAGCGTAATTCCGAAATTCCGTGAGCAGATTGCAAGCGGTGGCCCGGTGACGGTGACACACCCGGAAATGACCCGTTACTTCATGTCCATCCCGGAGGCCGCACAACTGGTGCTGCAAGCTGGCCTGATGGGCCATCCACAATCACTCTTTGTGCTTGATATGGGCCGTCCGGTCCTGATTGTGGAGCTGGCTCGTGAGCTGATCCGGCTTGCGCGCGGCTCTACGAATGCTATCCCGATCGTCTACACCGGTCTTCGACCTGGTGAAAAAATGCATGAAGAACTGACGGGGGATGGCGAACAATTTCTCCCGACAGCGCATGCCAAAGTGCGCCGGGTGGTCGCCAGTCTCGAAGCCGCGATAGACATCGATGAACTGCTGCGGTGGCTGGATCAGCCTTCGCCGTACGATGTGAGGGCGGAGTTGAAGCGATGGGTGATTGACTTCAGCCCGCCTGCGCCGCCAGCAGCTTTGAGTACGATCCTCCCGCCGCAGCCAGCGTGA
- a CDS encoding porin: protein MNKKLVALAVSAIAAGAASAQTANVTLYGIIDTYLASERGSSPTVAANKVSTTGLVSGGISGSRWGLRGSESLGGGLNAFFNLENGFNVDNGSLGQGGLLFGRRAYVGLSGGFGSIQMGRDYSPNFWVMCNSDDSFGGCLNGWSAVANMGGFFANTLRQNNQVYYKTPNMGGLTASLAWALGEVAGTSSGSRTLGGNIEYKNGPLYVGVGFSDQKNAAATASNKQFIVGGSYNFGVAYAGLTYIENKDTAGNKTKPLIGSVTVPFGSARVGLQLAQSKSGSAKAQAFGLLGEYDFSKRTEAYAVYYQCKNKGLVCVADGNTAWSTAGVNGMTASLLGLGVKHKF, encoded by the coding sequence ATGAACAAGAAACTCGTTGCTTTGGCAGTGAGCGCGATTGCAGCTGGCGCGGCGTCGGCTCAAACCGCAAACGTCACGCTGTACGGCATCATCGACACCTACCTGGCATCGGAGCGTGGCAGTTCACCGACCGTAGCCGCGAACAAGGTTTCCACGACTGGCCTCGTGTCCGGCGGCATCTCCGGTTCGCGTTGGGGCCTGCGCGGCTCTGAAAGCCTTGGCGGCGGTCTGAATGCGTTCTTCAATCTTGAGAATGGCTTCAACGTTGACAATGGCTCGCTCGGTCAAGGCGGCCTGCTGTTCGGTCGTCGCGCCTACGTCGGTCTGTCCGGTGGTTTCGGCTCGATCCAGATGGGTCGTGACTACTCGCCGAACTTCTGGGTGATGTGCAACTCGGACGACTCGTTCGGCGGCTGCCTGAACGGCTGGTCGGCTGTTGCCAACATGGGTGGCTTCTTCGCCAACACGCTGCGCCAGAACAATCAGGTGTACTACAAGACCCCGAACATGGGCGGTCTGACCGCGTCGCTGGCTTGGGCGCTGGGTGAAGTTGCTGGCACGTCCTCGGGTTCGCGTACCCTCGGCGGCAACATCGAATACAAAAACGGTCCGCTGTACGTGGGCGTCGGCTTCAGCGATCAGAAGAACGCTGCGGCAACCGCTTCCAACAAGCAGTTCATCGTTGGCGGTTCGTACAACTTCGGCGTTGCTTACGCTGGCTTGACCTACATCGAGAACAAAGACACCGCTGGCAACAAGACCAAGCCGTTGATCGGCAGCGTCACCGTGCCGTTCGGCTCGGCTCGCGTTGGTCTGCAACTGGCTCAAAGCAAGTCGGGTAGCGCCAAGGCTCAAGCCTTCGGTCTGCTCGGTGAGTACGACTTCTCGAAGCGTACCGAAGCGTATGCCGTGTACTACCAGTGCAAGAACAAGGGTCTGGTCTGCGTAGCTGACGGCAACACCGCTTGGTCGACCGCCGGTGTTAACGGCATGACCGCCAGCCTGCTTGGTCTTGGCGTCAAGCACAAGTTCTAA
- a CDS encoding porin — protein sequence MKFTKIALGVAVACAAVAAQAQSANVTLYGYINTSIESNRGSQDPNTAIGKGGSGSTVNRMTANSSRFGFRGSESLGGGLSAFFQLENSFGSDDGSLGGGVMWGREAWVGLAGTAWGEVKFGYGLTPYDDVLGLAHQNIGSTGAQNRNNGLSGGPGFGFNQLFTNYGRGGTSGANNTGHFDARAANAISYATPTMGGFKLRTMYSLIEEQAASPKARLWDTSLIYSNGPVTLGATYALHKDFGGLAGVTTGAHDQNAFRVYGRYNFGVARIDGSYDVTSYKLSTGTLKMKYFDVAAQVPLGAHNVGVQYSQRDNGAAWAWTPPVGYTAPTAAQLVSRWSIGGGKHVSLVYDYTFSKRTQFYAYFSSMKNETGGKLNTPAIGLIHRF from the coding sequence ATGAAATTTACGAAAATCGCGCTTGGCGTTGCGGTTGCGTGTGCAGCAGTTGCTGCTCAGGCACAGTCCGCGAACGTCACGCTGTACGGTTACATCAACACCTCGATCGAATCGAACCGCGGCTCGCAAGATCCGAATACGGCGATCGGCAAAGGTGGCAGCGGTTCTACAGTCAACCGCATGACAGCCAACTCGTCGCGCTTCGGCTTCCGTGGCTCGGAAAGCCTCGGTGGTGGTCTTAGCGCTTTCTTCCAGCTCGAAAACAGCTTCGGCTCTGACGACGGCAGCCTCGGCGGCGGCGTCATGTGGGGTCGTGAGGCATGGGTTGGTCTTGCCGGCACGGCTTGGGGCGAAGTCAAGTTTGGCTATGGCCTGACGCCGTACGATGACGTGCTCGGTCTTGCTCACCAGAACATCGGTTCGACCGGTGCGCAGAACCGTAACAACGGTCTGTCAGGCGGTCCTGGCTTCGGCTTCAACCAGCTGTTCACGAACTACGGCCGCGGCGGCACCTCTGGCGCCAACAATACGGGTCACTTCGACGCTCGCGCTGCTAATGCAATTAGTTACGCGACGCCGACGATGGGCGGCTTCAAGCTCCGCACGATGTACTCGCTCATCGAAGAGCAAGCTGCATCGCCGAAGGCTCGTCTGTGGGATACGTCCCTTATTTACTCGAATGGCCCGGTTACCCTCGGCGCCACCTACGCACTGCATAAGGACTTCGGTGGTCTCGCCGGCGTCACCACCGGTGCCCATGACCAGAACGCGTTCCGCGTCTACGGCCGCTACAACTTCGGTGTTGCCCGTATCGACGGTTCCTACGACGTAACCAGCTACAAACTGTCGACCGGCACGTTGAAGATGAAATACTTCGACGTAGCAGCGCAGGTTCCGCTGGGTGCGCATAACGTCGGCGTTCAATACAGCCAGCGCGACAATGGCGCTGCTTGGGCGTGGACTCCGCCGGTTGGCTACACCGCTCCGACGGCTGCTCAGCTCGTGAGCCGTTGGTCGATCGGTGGCGGCAAGCACGTTTCGCTCGTGTATGACTACACGTTCTCGAAGCGTACGCAGTTCTACGCGTACTTCTCTTCGATGAAGAACGAAACGGGCGGCAAGCTCAACACGCCGGCCATCGGCCTGATCCATCGCTTCTAA
- a CDS encoding DUF1289 domain-containing protein: MSFRYLLTPGGAEAPPAESPCVKICVIEADGLCVGCARTLEEIARWQQMTPAQRQEVMAQLPSRRRADGA, encoded by the coding sequence GTGAGTTTCCGATATCTGCTGACCCCGGGAGGGGCGGAAGCGCCTCCAGCTGAATCGCCTTGCGTGAAGATTTGTGTCATCGAAGCGGACGGACTTTGCGTGGGGTGCGCCCGCACGCTGGAAGAGATCGCACGCTGGCAGCAGATGACGCCGGCACAAAGGCAGGAGGTGATGGCGCAATTGCCTTCCCGTCGACGGGCGGATGGTGCGTAG
- a CDS encoding TatD family hydrolase, translating to MVRQLTMWIDSHCHLDAPDFDADRDEVVAQASAAGVAAIVNLPGHVDHFAKASKTRERYGCITGFGIHPMWVAGPSAHSAREHVAVLREWVQREKPELIGEIGLDFFIPDFNQEEQEWFFAEQLKIARDFDLPVSLHVRRSQDHILKHLRRIRVCGGFAHAFNGSAQQAAEFIKLGFCLGFGGTATFPQAQRIRALLREIPIANVVVETDAPDIPPSFLGTMSSRTRNSPVYLPQIGQMLAEVRGMSPAAFAAATTANVRRIVASRLVSQEGD from the coding sequence TTGGTTCGCCAGCTAACCATGTGGATCGACAGCCACTGCCACCTTGACGCCCCCGACTTCGACGCTGATCGCGACGAGGTGGTGGCGCAGGCGTCGGCGGCGGGGGTAGCGGCGATCGTCAACCTGCCGGGCCACGTTGACCATTTTGCCAAGGCCAGCAAGACGCGTGAACGCTACGGCTGCATCACGGGCTTCGGCATCCATCCCATGTGGGTGGCGGGGCCGTCGGCGCATTCTGCACGCGAGCACGTCGCGGTACTACGGGAGTGGGTGCAGCGGGAGAAACCCGAGCTCATCGGCGAGATCGGTCTGGATTTCTTTATCCCTGACTTCAATCAGGAGGAGCAGGAGTGGTTCTTTGCCGAGCAATTGAAGATTGCTCGCGATTTCGATCTACCGGTGTCACTGCATGTACGGCGCAGTCAAGACCACATCCTGAAGCATCTTCGCCGCATCCGCGTGTGTGGGGGATTTGCACACGCCTTCAACGGCAGCGCCCAACAGGCTGCGGAATTCATCAAACTGGGCTTCTGCCTGGGTTTTGGTGGTACGGCGACCTTTCCGCAGGCGCAGCGTATCCGTGCGCTGCTACGCGAGATACCCATTGCAAACGTGGTCGTCGAGACTGATGCACCCGATATTCCTCCCAGCTTTCTCGGCACGATGAGCTCGCGTACCCGCAACAGCCCGGTGTACTTGCCGCAGATAGGACAGATGCTGGCGGAAGTCCGAGGCATGTCGCCCGCCGCTTTCGCTGCTGCAACTACTGCCAACGTGCGGCGAATCGTAGCGTCACGACTTGTTTCACAGGAGGGCGACTGA
- a CDS encoding hydroxymethylglutaryl-CoA lyase, with amino-acid sequence MKYPSRVSIVEVGARDGLQNEKQEVTAAVKIELVNRLSAAGFRNVEAGSFVSPKWVPQMATSADVMAGIERKPGVIYSVLTPNLKGFEGALAARADEVVIFGAASEAFSQKNINCSIAESIERFRPVAEAAKANGMRVRAAVSCALGCPYQGEVPIESVVDCVKRFADLGCDDIGIADTIGVGTPARTSAVFEAAARAYPLAQISGHFHDTYGQACANVLACLELGVSTFDTSVAGLGGCPYAKGATGNVATEDVLYMLHGMGIETGIDLDLVCEAGQFISQALGRAPHSRVNRALAAKRAG; translated from the coding sequence ATGAAGTACCCGAGCCGCGTCAGCATCGTCGAAGTCGGCGCCCGCGACGGCCTGCAGAACGAAAAGCAGGAGGTCACGGCTGCGGTCAAGATCGAGCTGGTCAATCGCCTCAGCGCGGCGGGCTTCCGCAACGTCGAGGCCGGGTCCTTCGTGTCGCCCAAGTGGGTGCCGCAGATGGCGACCTCGGCCGACGTGATGGCCGGCATCGAGCGCAAGCCCGGCGTCATCTATTCGGTGCTGACGCCCAACCTCAAGGGCTTCGAAGGCGCGCTCGCGGCCCGTGCCGACGAGGTGGTGATCTTTGGCGCCGCATCCGAGGCGTTCTCGCAGAAGAACATCAACTGCTCGATCGCCGAAAGCATCGAGCGCTTCCGTCCGGTCGCCGAAGCCGCCAAGGCGAACGGCATGCGCGTGCGCGCCGCCGTGTCGTGCGCGCTCGGCTGCCCCTATCAGGGCGAGGTGCCCATCGAGTCGGTCGTCGATTGCGTCAAGCGCTTCGCCGATCTCGGCTGCGACGACATCGGCATCGCCGACACCATCGGCGTCGGCACGCCGGCACGCACCTCGGCGGTATTCGAGGCGGCGGCCAGGGCCTATCCGCTGGCGCAGATCTCCGGGCATTTCCACGACACCTACGGCCAGGCCTGCGCCAACGTGCTTGCCTGCCTCGAGCTGGGCGTGTCTACGTTCGACACCTCGGTCGCCGGCCTCGGCGGCTGCCCGTACGCCAAGGGCGCGACCGGCAATGTCGCGACCGAGGACGTGCTGTACATGCTGCACGGCATGGGCATCGAGACCGGCATCGACCTCGATCTCGTCTGCGAGGCGGGCCAGTTCATCTCGCAGGCGCTGGGCCGCGCGCCGCACTCGCGCGTGAACCGGGCGCTGGCGGCGAAGCGGGCCGGGTAG